A single window of Cataglyphis hispanica isolate Lineage 1 chromosome 2, ULB_Chis1_1.0, whole genome shotgun sequence DNA harbors:
- the LOC126858928 gene encoding ribosome-recycling factor, mitochondrial, whose product MGSIIGIRFCGNIQLRNYAMVSTLRSIKSCIYHCLLNKEMHHLKNQQRFLRIIQHCDILNISFANCVKMNNSRDFSMTCVLTKGKDRGKDKKKQKAQHIDYNEMEQVVDVNKLTSQLEKTIEILKNDFVKYLSMRSTVGAIEELSVKFEGKDYTLQELAQISRKPKLIVLNVSTFPQAIPNILTSLSKNQMKLNPQQDGTTIYVPIPKVTKEHRESLSKNAKSFYTKCCDNIREIRNKQIKAVKQKEGLAKDLTFRIENYIDILSNQYVSKAKQLLETKQKELLGDSE is encoded by the exons atgggaaGCATAATAGGCATACGATTTTGTGGTAATATTCAGTTAAGAAATTATGCAATGGTCTCAACATTAAGATCAATAAAAAGCTGTATATATCactgtttattaaataaagagatgCATCATCTTAAGAACCAGCAAAGATTTCTACGGATCATTCAgcattgtgatattttaaatatctcatttgCCAATTGTGTCAAAATGAATAATTCGAGAGATTTTTCTATGACCTGTGTATTAACAAAAGGCAAAGATCGTGGCAAGGATAAAAAGAAGCAGAAGGCGCAgcatattgattataatgagATGGAACAAGTTGTTGATGTCAATAAGCTAACATCTCAATTGGAAAAGACTAttgaaatcttgaaaaatgatttcGTCAAGTACTTGTCAATGAGATCGACTGTGGGTGCTATTGAGGAATTATCTGTCAAGTTTGAGGGAAAAGATTATACATTGCAAGAGCTCGCGCAGATTAGTCGTAAGCCTAAACTCATAGTATTGAATGTATCTACTTTTCCACAAGCTATTccaaatattttgacaagtctctcaaaaaatcaaatgaaGCTAAATCCGCAACAAGATGGGACTACAATTTATGTTCCCATTCCCAA AGTAACAAAAGAGCACAGAGAAAGCTTATCTAAAAATGCAAAGAgcttttatacaaaatgttgCGACAATATTAGAGAAATACGCAACAAGCAAATTAAGGCAGTAAAACAGAAAGAAGGATTAGCCAAAGATTTAACATTTAGGATAGAGAACTATATAGATATTCTTAGTAATCAATATGTAAGTAAAGCTAAACAATTGCTGGAAACCAAACAGAAAGAATTGTTAGGTGATTCTGAATAA
- the LOC126858919 gene encoding interferon-inducible double-stranded RNA-dependent protein kinase activator A-like, with protein MSKTPVSILQEMMVKQGMIPDYELIHDGGGRHVNTFTYRVICDGLTATGTGRCKKEAKHEAATAMLIEIANHRNYPQLPAANTPAVSPSRSPFHSVPLPPKIPANVPFVNAIGELQDLCAENNLLEPEYVLTKDSGPPHARIFTIQCRVSSFVEEGVASTKKQAKHEAARKMVELIKDLVNQVNSTKDKEECAKSSKSSITTDQIEIVNRSAEECYHAVTKSIRKINLGLKCSEYHIKWRDSLEMDKRNKILNELHCIHFNETYDDVDQFNKKIEETLSRLEIILSEINVTINIKDIIAENNYFMKSIELMTCPILTQIGMGKTNLEAFKNALSQMIECLELLLS; from the exons ATGAGTAAAACACCAGTTTCCATTCTCCAAGAGATGATGGTGAAGCAAGGTATGATACCTGATTATGAGTTGATACATGATGGTGGAGGCCGTCATGTGAACACTTTCACATATCGGGTTATATGCGATGGCCTCACTGCAACTGGTACAGGTCGTTGCAAAAAAGAAGCTAAACATGAGGCTGCAACAGCTATGTTAATAGAGATTGCTAATCATAGAAACTATCCACAATTACCAGCTGCCAATACACCAGCAGTATCTCCTTCAAGGTCACCATTCCATTCTGTTCCTCTTCCACCAAAAATACCAGCAAATGTACCTTTTGTCAATGCTATAGGTGAATTACAG GATTTATGtgctgaaaataatttattggaaCCGGAATATGTTCTTACTAAGGATTCTGGACCACCACATGCTAGAATCTTCACTATTCAATGTAGGGTATCTAGTTTTGTAGAAGAAGGAGTGGCATCCACAAAAAAGCAAGCAAAGCACGAAGCTGCAAGAAAAATGGTAGAACTAATAAAAGATCTTGTGAATCAGGTAAATAGCACAAAGGATAAAGAAGAGTGTGCAAAATCTTCAAAATCGTCCATAACAACTGATCAAATAGAAATAGTGAATAGAAGTGCGGAAGAATGTTATCATGCAGTAACTAAATCaataagaaagattaatttagGTCTTAAGTGTTCTGAATATCACATTAAATGGAGAGATTCTTTGGAGATGGATaaacgcaataaaatattaaacgaatTGCATTGTATACATTTCAACGAAACTTATGATGATGTAgatcaatttaataagaaaatagaagAGACCTTATCTAGACTAGAAATCATATTATCAGAGATTAATGtaacaatcaatataaaagatataattgcagaaaataattattttatgaaatcaatAGAGCTCATGACTTGTCCCATTCTCACACAGATTGGTATGGGAAAAACTAATCTAGAAGCTTTTAAGAATGCC